DNA sequence from the Pseudodesulfovibrio sp. S3 genome:
CGCCCTGGGGGCGGACGCTGTGTACATCGGAACGGCCACCCTGATCGCCGTGGGCTGTACCATATGCGGTCGGTGTTACACCGGCAAATGTCCGTGGGGCATCGCCACCAACGATCCCAAGCTGTCCAAACGCCAGAATCCGGATATCGCAGCCAAAAAACTGGCCAATCTCATCCGGGCCTGGGGCCATGAAATTGAGGAAATGCTCGGAGGCATGGGGCTGAACTCCATCGAGTCTCTTCGCGGCAACCGCGACAAGCTGCGCGGCGTGGGCATATCCGACACTGAACTCGACATCCTCGGCATCAAACATGCCGGACGCTAAGCGGAGGGCGATATGAAAAGAGTCTATCCGGATAAAGAATACTGTATCGGCTGCCATCTCTGCGAGTTGGCGTGCATCACTGCCCATTCCAAATCCAAGGATCTGATATTGGCCTACCGCGAAGAGCGGGGAAAGGACGGCCTGTCCGCCTGCAAGAAGGTCTTTGAAAAGGGTGATACCTGTGTCGCCATCAGTTGCCGTCATTGCGACGAGCCTTCCTGTGTGGCTGCCTGCATCTCCGGCGGATTGTACAAGGATCCCGAAACCGGCCGCACGGTCTATGACCGCAACAAGTGCGTGGGATGTTGGTCCTGCCTTATGGCCTGTCCATACGGGGCGATAAAACGGCATCCGATCGAGAGCAAAATCGTCAAGTGCGACCTGTGCGAAGGACGCGAAGAGGGACCGGCCTGCGTGGCTGCCTGTCCCAACGCTGCGTTGAAATTCGAGGAACGGTAGGGAGCAGAGCATGAAATACGTCATCATCGGCAACGGCATTGCTTCCATCGGAGCCATCGAAGGCATCCGCAAGGTCGACACCGAAAACGAAATATTGATCATCGGGGCAGAAGATTCCCCTGCCTATGGCCGTCCATTGATATCCTACCTGCTGGCAGGCAAGATCGGGCCGGACCGTCTGGCTCTCAGGCCTCAGGAATTCTTTGAGAAAAGCAATGTCTCGTTGATGCTCGGCACCAAGGTCACCGGTATCGATGCCAAGGCCAAGACCGTATCCACCGACAAAGGCGAGACCGTGGCGTTCGAGCATCTGCTCATCGCCACTGGCGGTATTCCATTTACGCCGCCCATTCCGGGGGCCGACGGATCGGATGTGTACAACTTTACCAATCTCGCACACGCACAAACCCTCATTTCCAAGGCCAAGGATATAAAAAGGGCAGTGGTCATCGGTGGCGGGCTCATCGGTCTCAAGGCAGGCGAATCCCTGTTCGACCGTGGTGTGGATGTGACTATCCTGGAACTCTCCCCGCGCATCCTGAGCCTGGCCTTCGACGAGAACGCGGCTTCCCTGGCCGGAGGCCGTCTTGCCGAGGTGGGCCTTAACGTCCGTTGTGGCGTTTCCGCCAAGGAAATTCAGCGTGACGCCGAGGGCAACCTCAAGGGCGTGCACCTGACGGACGGTGATTTCCTGCAATGCGATGTCGTGGTCATCGCCATCGGTGTCGTGCCCAACTACAACCTCGCCAAGGAATCCGGCATTGAAGTGGATCGCGGGATAAAGGTCGATGAGCACATGCACACCAGCGCCGACAGCGTATTCGCGGCAGGAGACGTGGCCCAGGCCAAGGACCTGCTGTTCGGCGAAGACCGCGTCATCCCCATCTGGACCAATGCCTACAACCAGGGATTCTGTGCCGGCAAGAACATGGCCGGCGCGGATATCCGGTACACCGGTTCCCTGTCCATGAATTCCATTTCCTTCTATGGACTGCCCACCATCTCCGTGGGAACCGTCAATCCGCCAGAAGGCGACGACTCCTTCGAGATCG
Encoded proteins:
- a CDS encoding 4Fe-4S dicluster domain-containing protein, giving the protein MKRVYPDKEYCIGCHLCELACITAHSKSKDLILAYREERGKDGLSACKKVFEKGDTCVAISCRHCDEPSCVAACISGGLYKDPETGRTVYDRNKCVGCWSCLMACPYGAIKRHPIESKIVKCDLCEGREEGPACVAACPNAALKFEER
- a CDS encoding FAD-dependent oxidoreductase encodes the protein MKYVIIGNGIASIGAIEGIRKVDTENEILIIGAEDSPAYGRPLISYLLAGKIGPDRLALRPQEFFEKSNVSLMLGTKVTGIDAKAKTVSTDKGETVAFEHLLIATGGIPFTPPIPGADGSDVYNFTNLAHAQTLISKAKDIKRAVVIGGGLIGLKAGESLFDRGVDVTILELSPRILSLAFDENAASLAGGRLAEVGLNVRCGVSAKEIQRDAEGNLKGVHLTDGDFLQCDVVVIAIGVVPNYNLAKESGIEVDRGIKVDEHMHTSADSVFAAGDVAQAKDLLFGEDRVIPIWTNAYNQGFCAGKNMAGADIRYTGSLSMNSISFYGLPTISVGTVNPPEGDDSFEIAAALDEKKKSYRKLVFQNDRLVGYVLVGDIDMAGMYTAFVKFQMAVPEDAKKQIMAGEPDVLMWPDDFFKETWNPGVVEPD